Within the Leisingera thetidis genome, the region AGGAGCTGGCCGGGATCAGAGCGCCGGCGCTGGAGCTCCATTTCACCGGTCTGGAGACCTTCGGAGGCAAGCTGCCCCGGCTCCTGGCGGCAGCGGTGCGGAAAACGCCGGAGTTGAGCCATCTGCGGCACCGGGTCCGCAGCGCCTGCCGGTCGGCCGGCATAGAACTGGCCCGCGAGCGCTTCCGCCCGCATGTGACATTGGCGCGCTTTCCCCGGCATCTGGAAGCCGGGCAGGTGGAGAAGATTGCGCGCTTCCTGGCCGCTGCGGCCGGCTTCCGGCTGGATGCCGAGGCTGACTGCTTCGCGCTGTACCAGTCCACTCTGGCCCCCGAAGGCGCACGCTATGACCTGCTGGCCGGATACCCGCTGGAGGGGTGATCCGCTTGCGGCGCCCCGGCGCTGCCCCTAGGCTGCGCGCAAAGATGCAGGAGAGCAGCATATGATCCACGAGTTCCCTGTCCGGGTCTACTACGAGGACACCGACATGGGCGGGATCGTCTATCACGCCAACTACCTGCGGTTCATCGAACGGGCCCGCAGCGATTGGGTGCGCGGCATCGGGGTGGATCAGAACGCCATGCGCGAGAGCGGGCTGATCTATGTGGTGCGCAGGATCGAGGCGG harbors:
- the thpR gene encoding RNA 2',3'-cyclic phosphodiesterase, with product MRAFVGLPLPDAALDALERVQEGLAAGRQVPPENLHLTLAFLDDQPEPVLETLHQELAGIRAPALELHFTGLETFGGKLPRLLAAAVRKTPELSHLRHRVRSACRSAGIELARERFRPHVTLARFPRHLEAGQVEKIARFLAAAAGFRLDAEADCFALYQSTLAPEGARYDLLAGYPLEG